From Rhodococcus antarcticus, the proteins below share one genomic window:
- the wzt gene encoding galactan export ABC transporter ATP-binding subunit Wzt/RfbE: MSSGHVSIDTHDACVDFPIFDAKSRSVKKAFLGRAGGSIGRNSSNVVVVEALRDITISLKEGDRVGLVGHNGAGKSTLLRLLSGIYEPTRGRASIQGRVAPVFDLGVGMDPEISGFENIIIRGLFLGMTRKQMLAKMDEIAEFTELGDYLAMPMRTYSTGMRVRVALAVVTSIEPEILLLDEGIGAVDAEFMKKARVRLQDLVARAGILVFASHSDEFLVQLCSSAMWIDHGTVRQSGSIRDVLTAYNGPDSAERVDRMIAAHA; the protein is encoded by the coding sequence ATGAGTTCTGGACACGTCTCGATCGACACGCACGACGCCTGCGTCGACTTCCCCATCTTCGACGCCAAGAGCAGGTCGGTGAAGAAGGCCTTCCTCGGCAGGGCCGGCGGCAGCATCGGCCGGAACTCCTCGAACGTGGTGGTGGTGGAAGCCCTGCGCGACATCACCATCAGCCTCAAGGAGGGGGACAGGGTCGGGCTCGTGGGTCACAACGGCGCGGGCAAGTCCACCCTGCTGCGACTCCTCTCGGGCATCTACGAACCCACCCGTGGCCGTGCCTCCATCCAGGGTCGAGTCGCGCCGGTGTTCGACCTCGGTGTGGGCATGGACCCGGAGATCTCCGGGTTCGAGAACATCATCATCCGGGGCCTGTTCCTGGGCATGACGCGCAAGCAGATGCTCGCCAAGATGGACGAGATCGCGGAGTTCACCGAGCTCGGCGACTATCTCGCGATGCCCATGCGGACCTACTCGACCGGCATGCGGGTACGAGTCGCACTCGCGGTGGTCACCAGCATCGAGCCGGAGATCCTGCTGCTCGACGAGGGCATCGGGGCCGTGGACGCCGAGTTCATGAAGAAGGCCCGCGTCCGGCTGCAGGACCTGGTGGCCCGCGCCGGCATCCTCGTCTTCGCCAGCCACTCCGACGAGTTCCTGGTCCAGCTGTGCTCCAGCGCCATGTGGATCGACCACGGCACGGTGCGCCAGTCCGGCTCCATCCGGGACGTGCTCACCGCCTACAACGGCCCGGACTCGGCGGAGCGGGTCGACCGGATGATCGCTGCGCACGCGTGA
- a CDS encoding bacterial proteasome activator family protein, whose protein sequence is MTRPDSDQVQVQEAASDFSGVSEMVEQPAKVMRIGTMIKQLLEEVRAAPLDDASRTRLREIHASSIRELEQGLAPALRDELDRLALPLSEDAIPSDAELRIAQAQLVGWLEGLFHGMQTAVIAHQLAARSQLEQVHQGALPPGATPVPPTTPGTGQYL, encoded by the coding sequence ATGACACGACCAGACTCCGACCAGGTCCAGGTGCAGGAGGCCGCGTCCGACTTCTCCGGTGTGTCCGAGATGGTCGAGCAGCCCGCCAAGGTGATGCGCATCGGCACGATGATCAAGCAGCTCCTCGAGGAGGTCAGGGCCGCTCCGCTCGACGACGCCAGCCGCACGAGGCTCCGCGAGATCCATGCCAGCTCCATCCGCGAGCTCGAGCAGGGCCTGGCCCCGGCGCTCCGCGACGAGCTCGACCGGCTCGCGCTGCCCTTGAGCGAGGACGCCATTCCCTCCGACGCGGAGCTGCGGATCGCCCAGGCCCAGCTCGTCGGCTGGCTCGAGGGCCTGTTCCACGGCATGCAGACCGCCGTGATCGCCCATCAGCTGGCCGCGCGCTCCCAGCTCGAGCAGGTGCACCAGGGGGCCCTGCCCCCGGGCGCGACGCCGGTGCCACCGACCACCCCGGGCACCGGCCAGTACCTGTAG
- a CDS encoding cysteine desulfurase-like protein, giving the protein MGFDVARIRGLFPALGDGWVHLDAQAGMQVPDSVATTVSTAMRAPVSGPRGLFPSSQRGSAIVDAARRAAADVVGGDPAGVVLGPGRSELLTRLADALAPRLTLGTEVVLSRLDDEANVAPWLRVGDRNGATVRWAEIDIETCELPDWQYDDLVTGATRVVAVTAAASSVGTRPEVRPIADRAHAVGGLVVVDATSAAPFLPLDLEAMGADVVALCGSSWGGPPVGALVFRDPALLEELPSCSLDPEARGPERLELGRHAHAMLAGLVASVEHLSTLDDTATGSRRARLLTSMASVKAYQAGLLSHLLASLRALPEVMVLGDPMRRVPMVSFTVADVPAADVVQRLVDNGICAFPSAPGNRVFEALGVTEIGGAVQLGLAHYTTAAEVDQVVRTVASLG; this is encoded by the coding sequence ATGGGTTTCGACGTCGCCCGGATCCGGGGCCTGTTCCCGGCCCTCGGTGACGGGTGGGTGCACCTCGACGCGCAGGCGGGCATGCAGGTGCCGGACTCGGTCGCCACCACGGTGTCGACGGCGATGCGGGCGCCGGTCTCGGGTCCACGGGGGCTGTTCCCCTCGTCGCAGCGCGGGTCGGCGATCGTCGACGCCGCCCGGCGCGCGGCGGCCGACGTGGTCGGTGGGGACCCGGCGGGCGTGGTGCTCGGTCCCGGCCGCTCCGAGCTGCTGACCCGGCTCGCCGACGCGCTGGCTCCGCGGCTGACCCTCGGCACCGAGGTGGTTCTCTCGCGGCTGGACGACGAGGCGAACGTGGCCCCGTGGCTGCGGGTGGGTGACCGCAACGGGGCCACCGTCCGCTGGGCCGAGATCGACATCGAGACCTGCGAGCTGCCGGACTGGCAGTACGACGACCTCGTCACCGGGGCGACCCGGGTGGTCGCCGTCACCGCGGCGGCCAGCTCCGTCGGGACCCGGCCGGAGGTGCGCCCCATCGCCGACCGGGCCCACGCCGTGGGCGGGCTGGTCGTCGTCGACGCGACCTCGGCCGCACCGTTCCTCCCGCTGGACCTGGAGGCGATGGGGGCGGACGTCGTCGCGCTGTGCGGCTCGTCCTGGGGGGGACCGCCGGTGGGCGCGCTGGTGTTCCGGGACCCCGCGCTGCTCGAGGAGCTGCCGTCGTGCTCGTTGGACCCGGAGGCGCGCGGACCCGAGCGGCTCGAGCTGGGGCGGCACGCGCACGCGATGCTGGCAGGCCTCGTCGCGTCGGTGGAGCACCTCTCGACCTTGGACGACACGGCCACCGGGTCACGCCGGGCCCGGCTGCTGACGTCGATGGCGTCGGTGAAGGCCTACCAGGCGGGTCTGCTCTCGCACCTGCTGGCGTCGCTGCGGGCGCTGCCCGAGGTGATGGTGCTCGGCGACCCCATGCGGCGGGTGCCGATGGTGAGCTTCACGGTGGCCGACGTCCCCGCTGCCGACGTGGTGCAGCGCCTGGTGGACAACGGTATCTGCGCGTTCCCGTCCGCCCCCGGCAACCGGGTGTTCGAGGCCCTGGGCGTCACTGAGATCGGCGGGGCCGTGCAGCTGGGGCTGGCGCACTACACGACGGCGGCCGAGGTGGACCAGGTCGTGCGCACGGTCGCCTCCCTGGGCTGA
- a CDS encoding glycosyltransferase family 2 protein: protein MTPRVSVVIPAYNNAEYIVETMESVLAQDYEDLEVIVADHSSADGTAALLARFADDPRVTLLTTEAGGGAVRNWNRVSQQARGELVKLVCGDDLLEPTAVSEQVAEFDAHPSAVLVASQRDIVDHHGVRVVRKRGLAGLRGLVDGRVAARRTVVVGSNIFGEPACVLLRRDVLAEVGWWCNDHPFVIDEATYIAVMLHGDVVALPRSLASFRISATQWSVALVKEQSSQVHGMHRALRAEDPALLSARDVRVGNARVVLMAFLRRMTYVWLRRRMGS from the coding sequence ATGACTCCGCGCGTGTCCGTCGTCATCCCGGCCTACAACAACGCCGAGTACATCGTGGAGACGATGGAGTCGGTGCTGGCCCAGGACTACGAGGACCTGGAGGTGATCGTGGCCGATCACTCCTCCGCCGACGGGACCGCCGCGCTGCTCGCGCGCTTCGCCGACGACCCGCGTGTCACCCTGCTCACCACGGAGGCCGGCGGGGGTGCCGTGCGGAACTGGAACCGGGTCTCCCAGCAGGCCCGTGGTGAGCTCGTCAAGCTGGTCTGTGGCGACGACCTGCTCGAGCCCACGGCGGTCAGCGAGCAGGTGGCGGAGTTCGACGCCCACCCGAGTGCGGTGCTGGTGGCCAGCCAGCGTGACATCGTCGACCACCACGGTGTGCGCGTCGTGCGCAAGCGCGGCCTGGCGGGGCTGCGCGGACTGGTGGACGGGCGGGTGGCGGCTCGGCGCACGGTGGTGGTGGGCAGCAACATCTTCGGCGAGCCGGCGTGCGTCCTGCTACGCCGTGACGTGCTGGCGGAGGTGGGCTGGTGGTGCAACGACCACCCGTTCGTCATCGACGAGGCCACCTACATCGCGGTCATGCTGCACGGCGACGTGGTGGCGCTGCCCCGGTCGCTCGCGAGCTTCCGCATCAGCGCCACCCAGTGGAGCGTCGCCCTGGTCAAGGAGCAGTCCAGCCAGGTCCACGGCATGCACCGCGCGCTGCGTGCCGAGGACCCCGCCCTGCTCTCCGCCCGAGACGTCCGAGTGGGAAACGCCCGCGTGGTGCTCATGGCCTTCCTCCGGCGGATGACGTACGTCTGGCTGCGCCGCCGGATGGGATCCTGA
- a CDS encoding NAD-dependent epimerase/dehydratase family protein — protein sequence MTARPTTWVVGSGGLLGSSVRTELARRGDEVLTSAVPWSDPEAAVAALRHGARTLVERADGGPWRLAWCAGSGVTGTPQGVLDAENGVLTRVLDELAESAGPGAARGTVFHASSAGAVYAGVAGAPHTELSAVRPLAPYGRAKLAAEQVVLDFGSRTGATVVVGRLSNLYGPGQNLAKAQGLISHLCRAFLVAQPVSIYVSLDTIRDYLFVTDAAAMVADTLDGAAARGERSTTKIYSAGRGTTIGAVLAECRSVFRRRPRVVLAASELASAQARDLRLRSVVWTELDARPQTPLAVGIASTLDSTRRALLG from the coding sequence CACGTCCGCGGTCCCGTGGAGTGATCCAGAGGCGGCCGTCGCCGCGCTGCGCCACGGGGCGCGCACCCTCGTCGAGCGGGCCGACGGTGGTCCGTGGCGGCTGGCCTGGTGCGCAGGGTCCGGGGTGACCGGCACCCCGCAGGGCGTCCTCGACGCGGAGAACGGCGTGCTCACACGGGTGCTCGACGAGCTGGCCGAGTCGGCCGGGCCGGGCGCCGCTCGAGGCACTGTCTTCCACGCGTCTTCGGCCGGCGCCGTGTACGCCGGGGTGGCCGGCGCCCCCCACACCGAGCTCAGCGCGGTGCGTCCGCTGGCCCCGTACGGGCGAGCCAAGCTGGCGGCCGAGCAGGTCGTCCTCGACTTCGGCTCGCGGACCGGGGCGACCGTGGTGGTGGGCCGCCTCTCCAACCTCTACGGGCCAGGGCAGAACCTGGCCAAGGCGCAGGGCCTGATCTCGCACCTCTGTCGGGCCTTCCTCGTCGCGCAGCCCGTCTCCATCTACGTCTCGCTGGACACCATCCGCGACTACCTCTTCGTCACCGACGCGGCCGCGATGGTGGCCGACACCCTGGACGGTGCGGCCGCGCGGGGTGAGAGGTCCACCACCAAGATCTACAGCGCCGGTCGGGGCACGACCATAGGCGCGGTACTGGCTGAGTGCCGCTCGGTGTTCCGCCGCCGTCCTCGGGTAGTTCTCGCCGCCTCCGAGCTCGCCTCGGCCCAGGCCCGGGACCTCCGGCTGCGCTCGGTTGTGTGGACCGAGCTCGACGCTCGACCGCAGACCCCGCTGGCGGTGGGCATCGCCTCGACCCTGGACTCGACGCGTCGAGCCCTGCTGGGCTGA
- the glfT1 gene encoding galactofuranosyltransferase GlfT1 produces MHRRELLTESLRVLAAQSRPVDHLVVVDNGAQPEVRAVVEQCGLPATYLPSQRNLGGAGGFALGMLHALSLGADWLWLADDDGRPEGPEVLATLLACAERHSLVAVSPVVVDIADPSRLAFPLRRGVQWRRLRSELGDDGEDLLPGIASLFNGALFSADCVDTVGVPDHRLFFRGDEVEVHRRLVRSGVRFGTCLQTTYLHPNGSDEFRPILGGRLHTQYPDDDVKRFYTYRNRGYLMAQPGMRRLLPQEWLRFGWYFLVNRRDPAGLREWFRLRTLGRKERFTRL; encoded by the coding sequence ATGCACCGCCGCGAGCTGCTCACCGAGTCGCTGCGGGTCCTGGCGGCCCAGTCCCGCCCGGTCGACCACCTGGTGGTGGTCGACAACGGTGCCCAGCCCGAGGTGCGCGCGGTCGTCGAGCAGTGCGGCCTGCCCGCCACCTACCTGCCCTCGCAGCGCAACCTCGGGGGAGCCGGCGGGTTCGCCCTGGGCATGCTCCACGCGCTGAGCCTGGGGGCCGACTGGCTGTGGCTCGCCGACGACGACGGTCGCCCCGAGGGCCCTGAGGTCCTGGCGACGCTGCTGGCGTGCGCCGAGCGGCACTCGCTGGTCGCGGTGTCGCCGGTGGTCGTCGACATCGCCGACCCCTCCCGACTGGCCTTCCCGCTGCGGCGCGGTGTGCAGTGGCGCCGGCTGCGCTCGGAGCTCGGCGACGACGGCGAGGACCTGCTGCCCGGGATCGCCTCGCTGTTCAACGGTGCCCTCTTCAGCGCCGACTGCGTGGACACCGTGGGCGTGCCCGACCACCGCCTGTTCTTCCGCGGGGACGAGGTGGAGGTGCACCGGAGGCTGGTGCGCTCCGGCGTCCGCTTCGGCACGTGCCTGCAGACCACGTACCTGCACCCGAACGGGTCCGACGAGTTCCGACCGATCCTGGGTGGCCGGTTGCACACGCAGTACCCCGACGACGACGTCAAGCGGTTCTACACCTACCGCAACCGCGGGTACCTCATGGCGCAACCCGGGATGCGCAGGCTGCTGCCGCAGGAGTGGCTCCGCTTCGGCTGGTACTTCCTGGTGAACCGGCGGGACCCGGCTGGCCTGCGTGAGTGGTTCCGGCTGCGCACCCTGGGGCGCAAGGAACGCTTCACCCGCCTGTAG
- a CDS encoding GtrA family protein translates to MTSPATPPRSRDVPGTAAPAGDSPSTPAPPAGMTGELGPLMRLISNQKLAFLAVGGVNTAIGSGWFVVWELLTGDRLGYQFSLAAAYFCSVVTAFLMYRFLVFKVRGNFVRDLGRFAVVNFGAFLVNLLLMTVAVSGFDLPRIPSQLVITAVLAVAQFFGYRDFSFKRHGAPTAAPGPDAASERGGA, encoded by the coding sequence ATGACCTCGCCGGCCACCCCACCCCGGTCTCGGGACGTTCCGGGGACGGCGGCGCCCGCGGGCGACTCGCCCAGCACCCCGGCCCCACCGGCCGGGATGACGGGCGAGCTGGGTCCGCTCATGCGGCTGATCTCGAACCAGAAGCTGGCGTTCCTGGCCGTGGGTGGGGTCAACACCGCCATCGGCAGCGGGTGGTTCGTCGTGTGGGAGCTGCTCACCGGCGACCGGCTCGGGTACCAGTTCAGCCTGGCCGCGGCCTACTTCTGCAGCGTGGTCACGGCGTTCCTCATGTACCGCTTCCTCGTGTTCAAGGTCCGCGGGAACTTCGTCCGCGACCTGGGTCGCTTCGCCGTCGTGAACTTCGGCGCGTTCCTGGTCAACCTCCTGCTGATGACCGTCGCGGTCTCGGGGTTCGACCTCCCCCGGATCCCGTCGCAGCTCGTCATCACCGCGGTCCTCGCCGTCGCCCAGTTCTTCGGATACCGCGACTTCTCGTTCAAGCGCCACGGCGCACCGACAGCAGCACCGGGCCCCGACGCGGCGTCCGAGAGGGGTGGAGCATGA
- the rfbA gene encoding glucose-1-phosphate thymidylyltransferase RfbA, producing the protein MRGIILAGGSGTRLNPITLGVSKQLVPVYDKPMIYYPLSTLILAGIQDVLVITTPHDAEQFHRLLGDGSQFGIHLTYTVQAEPNGLAQAFVLGADFVGSDASALVLGDNIFYGPGMGATLSRFADIDGGAVFAYRVADPTAYGVVEFDENFTALSLEEKPAKPRSSYAVPGLYFYDNDVVAIARDLQPSARGEYEITDVNRAYLEQGRLKVEVLPRGTAWLDTGTFDSLLDASNYVRTIEDRQGLKVGSPEEVAWRRGFLTDDDLRVRAEKLVKSGYGTYLLGLLEQGR; encoded by the coding sequence ATGCGCGGAATCATCCTGGCCGGCGGCTCCGGCACCCGGCTCAACCCGATCACCCTCGGCGTGAGCAAGCAGCTGGTGCCCGTCTACGACAAGCCGATGATCTACTACCCGCTCTCCACCCTGATCCTGGCGGGGATCCAGGACGTGCTGGTCATCACCACCCCGCACGACGCGGAGCAGTTCCACCGCCTGCTCGGCGACGGCTCCCAGTTCGGCATCCACCTCACCTACACCGTCCAGGCGGAGCCCAACGGTCTCGCCCAGGCGTTCGTGCTCGGCGCGGACTTCGTGGGCTCCGACGCGAGCGCGCTCGTGCTGGGCGACAACATCTTCTACGGCCCCGGCATGGGCGCCACCCTGAGCCGCTTCGCCGACATCGACGGCGGCGCGGTGTTCGCCTACCGGGTGGCCGACCCCACGGCGTACGGCGTCGTGGAGTTCGACGAGAACTTCACCGCCCTGTCGCTGGAGGAGAAGCCCGCGAAGCCGCGCTCGAGCTACGCGGTCCCGGGGCTGTACTTCTACGACAACGACGTCGTGGCCATCGCCCGCGACCTGCAGCCCTCGGCCCGCGGGGAGTACGAGATCACCGACGTCAACCGCGCCTACCTCGAGCAGGGTCGGCTCAAGGTGGAGGTGCTGCCGCGGGGCACCGCGTGGCTGGACACCGGCACGTTCGACTCGCTGCTGGACGCCTCCAACTACGTGCGCACGATCGAGGACCGACAGGGACTCAAGGTGGGATCGCCGGAGGAGGTGGCGTGGCGCCGCGGCTTCCTCACCGACGACGACCTCCGGGTGCGCGCCGAGAAGCTGGTGAAGTCCGGATACGGCACCTACCTGCTGGGGCTGCTCGAGCAGGGCAGGTAG
- the wzm gene encoding galactan export ABC transporter permease subunit Wzm/RfbD, translating into MSATTAVEQPRAEVVASDSRTLHRALQDLRTGFAQRELWAHLGWQDIKQRYRRSYLGPIWITIATGVTALAMGLLYAQLFKIDLATFLPHITVGLIVWTMLSGFMLEGSEVFIVNEGLIKQLPAPLSVHVYRMVWRQMLLFAHNLIIYVILLAIYFPAQGLHWTSLLAVPALALLGLNGVWLAIVVGIVATRFRDVSPIIGSLVQLLFFMTPIVWTAAQLPKNADGSLTSRARLVEVNPLFHFLEIIRAPMLGDSQYLYHWLIVIAITVVGWALALFFLRNYRARVAYWV; encoded by the coding sequence GTGTCCGCCACCACTGCCGTCGAGCAGCCCCGCGCCGAGGTCGTCGCCTCCGACTCGCGGACCCTGCACCGTGCGCTGCAGGACCTGCGGACCGGGTTCGCGCAGCGCGAGCTGTGGGCCCACCTGGGGTGGCAGGACATCAAGCAGCGCTACCGCCGCTCGTACCTCGGGCCCATCTGGATCACCATCGCCACCGGGGTCACCGCGCTGGCCATGGGGCTGCTCTACGCGCAGCTGTTCAAGATCGACCTGGCCACGTTCCTGCCCCACATCACCGTCGGCCTCATCGTGTGGACCATGCTCTCGGGCTTCATGCTCGAGGGTTCCGAGGTGTTCATCGTCAACGAGGGGCTGATCAAGCAGCTCCCGGCGCCGTTGAGCGTGCACGTGTACCGCATGGTGTGGCGCCAGATGCTGTTGTTCGCCCACAACTTGATCATCTACGTGATCCTCCTGGCCATCTACTTCCCGGCGCAGGGTCTGCACTGGACGTCGCTGCTGGCGGTGCCGGCCCTGGCGCTGCTGGGCCTCAACGGGGTGTGGCTGGCGATCGTTGTCGGCATCGTCGCCACCCGGTTCCGGGACGTCTCGCCGATCATCGGCAGCCTCGTCCAGCTCCTGTTCTTCATGACCCCCATCGTGTGGACGGCGGCGCAGCTGCCGAAGAACGCCGACGGCAGCCTCACCTCCCGAGCCCGTCTGGTGGAGGTCAACCCGCTGTTCCACTTCCTCGAGATCATCAGGGCGCCGATGCTGGGCGACAGCCAGTACCTCTACCACTGGCTCATCGTCATCGCCATCACCGTCGTGGGTTGGGCGCTGGCCCTGTTCTTCCTGCGCAACTACCGGGCCCGCGTGGCCTACTGGGTGTGA